CGTTATTATCCCATTTCAATAGAAAGATTTATTACCTCAATACTTGATGATGAATTCTCTTTTTAAGGAGGGAATATTATGAAAAGTGCGTATGAATTAGCTATGGAAAGATTAAACAAGATGAGCGGGGAAGTAAAAAAACTGACCCCAGAACAAAAGGAAAAGATTGCAGAGATAAATCGTAAATACGACTCAAAAATCGCCGAAGTCAAAATATCATTTGAATCCCGATTAAATAATGCCTCATCTTATGAAGAATTGGAAATGATAAAGGCAGAGATGAGTAACGAGATTCAAAAATTAGAAGAAGAACGACAAAAAGAAAAAGATAAAATCTGGGAAAAAGATACAAAATAAACAACATAGATTGATTTCCTATAAAATATCCACACATGAAGAGAACAATTGAGAGAGAATATGAAAATAAGGGTATAAAAGGGAATATGGTAAATCCGTGTTTAACTTGCGGTGCATGTTGTGCCTTTTATAGGGTTTCCTTTTACTGGAGAGAACGAGGCGATTTCCAGGCAGACGGTGTCCCGGAAGAATTATGTGAAGACCTTACTCAGTTTCGTTGCGTTATGAAAGGCACAAATCAACCTCATCCGCGCTGTATAGCACTATTAGGAACTATTGGGAAACATGTGCTCTGCAAAATCTACAATCGAAGACCTGTTGTATGTAGAGAAATAGAACCTTCCTATAAAAACGGCTATCCCGAAATAAAATGTGATAAAGCACGCCTTGCCTATGGATTACCCCCTCTAACCCCGGATATATGGAAAACAAAACCCGAGGATAGTAATTCTTCCCCGAACCCATTCCCCCTCTCCGCATAACTACCTACATCCAAATCTCACCATTTAAAAACAAAACCAAAACATGTATATAAAAAAATCTTTTGCCTCTTCATATATTAATGACATCCACCCCATCCGCCCATTCCTTCTCTTGTCCCATCTCTCCCCTCTGTCCCATCCGCCCATT
The Candidatus Hydrogenedens sp. genome window above contains:
- a CDS encoding YkgJ family cysteine cluster protein, which translates into the protein MVNPCLTCGACCAFYRVSFYWRERGDFQADGVPEELCEDLTQFRCVMKGTNQPHPRCIALLGTIGKHVLCKIYNRRPVVCREIEPSYKNGYPEIKCDKARLAYGLPPLTPDIWKTKPEDSNSSPNPFPLSA